In Helicobacter sp. 'house sparrow 1', one DNA window encodes the following:
- a CDS encoding NYN domain-containing protein — protein sequence MKQLDKEKKIALFIDCENIPCKWIDNIFESLLDIGDVCIKKAYGDWRNRSLKSWDKELIRYSIQPVHIITGNHHKSNKGVGKNSSDIQLVIDVMNCLYDGIVDCIAIASSDSDFAPLAQEIRSRGMQAIGFGEIKSREDYQNAFTSFEMLKKQNSKEDEVEELENNKTLIRMLKKAIDETSNQTGLSLVSDIGIWIKKNYSQSARTYGKKTWGDIFKELKKEFSIHYGDKNIMMVEYNYW from the coding sequence ATGAAACAATTAGATAAAGAAAAGAAGATTGCACTGTTTATAGATTGTGAAAATATACCGTGCAAATGGATTGATAATATTTTTGAAAGTTTGTTGGATATAGGAGATGTTTGCATCAAAAAAGCCTATGGAGATTGGAGAAATAGATCCTTAAAATCTTGGGATAAAGAACTTATTAGATATTCCATACAACCTGTGCATATTATTACAGGAAATCATCATAAAAGTAATAAGGGAGTTGGAAAAAACTCTTCAGATATTCAACTTGTAATTGATGTAATGAATTGTTTGTATGATGGTATTGTTGATTGCATAGCAATTGCAAGTAGTGATAGTGACTTTGCCCCTTTGGCGCAGGAGATTAGATCAAGAGGAATGCAGGCAATTGGATTTGGTGAAATAAAATCAAGGGAGGATTATCAAAATGCTTTCACAAGCTTTGAGATGTTAAAGAAGCAAAATAGCAAAGAAGATGAAGTTGAAGAATTAGAAAACAATAAGACACTTATTAGAATGCTAAAAAAAGCCATTGATGAAACTTCAAACCAAACGGGCTTATCTTTAGTTTCAGATATTGGAATTTGGATTAAAAAAAATTACTCTCAAAGTGCTAGAACCTATGGAAAAAAAACTTGGGGAGATATCTTTAAAGAGCTAAAAAAGGAATTTAGCATCCACTATGGAGACAAGAATATAATGATGGTAGAGTATAACTATTGGTAA